One part of the Lytechinus pictus isolate F3 Inbred chromosome 3, Lp3.0, whole genome shotgun sequence genome encodes these proteins:
- the LOC129256514 gene encoding uncharacterized protein LOC129256514, which produces MESSGPAEKDIKEECVEVVSEIDAESVVTVEMAEMAEASMFMSGEDEVGSDNSGVYMTDTQQQETLAGSNDTVVILERREVNMNKPERETILSLIEMVRNQPEIWDHTNGAYREPHWRRRTFRKIAEVLGWSTEDVVKKYNNLRTYYTKEVIKQKRSPTYRSKWPYFNQLDSFLRRTIHKRPAKVTTANKWARLAGRTTPGQDNSIQIHGAAGLRRNIRPRSNFNRVAATVSTPPVETSSNQLIMPSIGSSVGGSLTNQVSISHVRSLNSRQQQTQQQASNRPISISSTLPAIQPRPLPTQLQQIQSQLQNHPQQSQLQQRPKSPPNTTAPVTVINPNQQSSSSLPSQSSGQSVTEGTDAIFGRLVSSQLAKIPEGQKKEQLKIKVMQLLVEAMFDKEQS; this is translated from the exons ATGGAATCATCTGGCCCAGCGGAGAAGGATATTAAAGAGGAATGTGTTGAAGTTGTTTCTGAAATCGACGCAGAGTCTGTGGTGACTGTTGAAATGGCTGAAATGGCTGAGGCGTCCATGTTCATGTCGGGCGAGGACGAAGTGGGCTCTGATAACAGCGGCGTCTACATGACCGACACACAACAACAAGAGACATTAGCTGGTAGTAACGACACCGTCGTTATTCTAGAAAGGAGAGAAGTAAATATGAATAAACCTGAGAGGGAAACGATCTTATCCCTGATCGAAATGGTTAGGAATCAGCCAGAAATCTGGGACCATACCAACGGGGCTTATAGGGAACCACACTGGAGACGAAGAACATTCCGGAAGATTGCCGAAGTGCTCGGATGGTCTA cgGAAGACGTCGTCAAGAAATACAACAATCTTCGTACATACTATACGAAGGAGGTGATCAAACAGAAGAGATCCCCCACTTATCGTTCTAAGTGGCCCTACTTCAACCAGCTGGATTCTTTTCTTCGCAGAACCATCCATAAGCGACCTGCAAAAGTAACAACGGCAAATAAATGG GCACGACTTGCTGGAAGGACTACCCCTGGTCAGGACAACAGTATCCAGATACATGGAGCTGCAGGATTAAGAAGAAACATAAGACCGCGGAGTAACTTCAATAGAGTGGCAGCAACCGTATCGACACCTCCCGTGGAAACATCATCGAACCAATTAATCATGCCTTCAATTGGATCTTCCGTTGGAGGTTCACTGACAAACCAAGTAAGCATCTCACATGTGCGAAGTTTAAACTCAAGGCAACAGCAAACCCAACAACAAGCATCCAACAGACCAATATCGATCTCTTCTACGTTACCAGCGATACAACCGAGACCTTTGCCAACGCAACTTCAACAGATCCAGTCCCAACTCCAAAATCATCCACAGCAGTCGCAGCTGCAGCAAAGGCCAAAGTCCCCGCCAAACACAACAGCTCCAGTAACAGTCATTAACCCCAACCAGCAAAGCTCTAGCTCGTTGCCATCCCAATCATCGGGACAGTCCGTGACAGAGGGCACTGATGCCATCTTTGGCAGGTTGGTCAGTAGTCAGCTGGCCAAGATTCCAGAAGGGCAGAAGAAGGAGCAGCTGAAGATTAAAGTCATGCAACTGCTGGTGGAAGCCATGTTCGACAAAGAGCAATCGTGA